In Acidisarcina polymorpha, the DNA window GCGTCTGCCCAGGTCCCAATCAGTGTCGGCGTATCGTTAGTGGCCGAAGATGAGAGAGAAGTGCCGAGCCAATTCCACGGCGGTTTAGCGGTACACAGTGACACGTTGTTGCATGTGGTCGGTTTCGTTAGTACGAAACAATTCAGCGCGTTGCCTTGTCAGAAGTGGGTATTTCCTTCGGGTATGAGATAGCGCATTGGTACTCGCTTGCTGAGTAGATCATCTTTAGCGGCTCATCCCAGCTCTTAAGAGCGCAGAGTTGTGGCCTGCTAGACGCCTGAAGTGCCGAACGAGGCATTCTTTCGATTCGAACTCTTATGCAGTTTATGAGGGATCAGTAGCCGGTTGTAGTGTGGGAATTTTCGCTCTTCCATTGCATTGCTGCGTGGATGCGGGCATAGCCGCTGGGGTGGTCGTAGAAGAGGAATTCCTCGATGGGTCCGGGTTCAAGTTTCCTGTATTGCCCGAGTTTGAGAGCTACCTGTGCTCTGCCGTCGGGCTCGCGCGCGGCATTGAGGCCATACATATCGGCCTCGCACTCCATGGTGCGTGTAATGTTGTTGAGGACGGGAGTCAGAAAGAGCATCATCACGGTGTACGCCAGGACGACGGCTGGAAACATAGCTGGATCCGCTGCCCCAGTCGTTCCCCATTTGTCGCCCCAGCGTTCCTGCATACCTTGCAACCATACTCGCAGGAGACAAAAGCCTATGAGGATGAGAAGGGCGAACTGGCAGAGCATCTTCATGATGTGGTTGAGAACGTAGTGGCCCATCTCATGACCGAGGCCGTCCTCGATCTCTTCGATACTGGCTTGGTGGAGCAAATTATCGTTGACGTTGATCCGAGTCGTATCGAAGAGACCGCTGACGTTGGCGCTTATCTGGGTGGTTTGCTTAGAAGCGTTGACCTCATACAGCTTATCTACCTTGATTCCGTTAGCATGTGCCATTTTCAGAACCGGGATGGTTACCTCCGGATCGCTGAGAGGCGTATAGGTGTTGAACAGCGGTGCGATGTAAACAGGAGCGATCATGATCGCGATCATCTGGAAAGTGACCACGAGCACGCTTCCCCAAATATGCCAGGTGTCGAGCAGCCGGCGGATGACTGTATACACCGTCGCGAAGGCAATCGCGCCGAAAACTAAGATGACGAGCGGTCCGATCATCTGTTCTCGCAACCACCCAGCGAAGGGCTGGTGGGACTGGTTGTAGACGTGTTCCCGGTAGAACCCAACATAGATGTTCCATGGGAGACTCAGGATAGTGCTCGTCAGAATGAACTCAGCGAAGTAGATCCAAGCCTGTATCCACTTGTAACGAGTGAGCCTGACCGCGAGGTCGCGCATGCGTTTGGACACGCCAGTGAAGAGCAATAGCAATGCGATGACGACGGTATAAAGCGCACTCCAGAGCATGATCCAGTAGCCGCCCTCGAAATACTTGTTGGAGGCAGCGCGCTTGTCTGCTGGGACCGTGTCAAGGTAGGCGCGGGTTGCCGCATCCACGTCAAGGTGCCCGGTGGAATCGAATTGAGCTGCGGCCGGTATGGGGCCGAGCTTTATGAGGGTTCGATCAGGAGAA includes these proteins:
- a CDS encoding M48 family metallopeptidase; the protein is MKNSFFGAGGPRILTFALMSLAMTVISAPTALAQAKISPDRTLIKLGPIPAAAQFDSTGHLDVDAATRAYLDTVPADKRAASNKYFEGGYWIMLWSALYTVVIALLLLFTGVSKRMRDLAVRLTRYKWIQAWIYFAEFILTSTILSLPWNIYVGFYREHVYNQSHQPFAGWLREQMIGPLVILVFGAIAFATVYTVIRRLLDTWHIWGSVLVVTFQMIAIMIAPVYIAPLFNTYTPLSDPEVTIPVLKMAHANGIKVDKLYEVNASKQTTQISANVSGLFDTTRINVNDNLLHQASIEEIEDGLGHEMGHYVLNHIMKMLCQFALLILIGFCLLRVWLQGMQERWGDKWGTTGAADPAMFPAVVLAYTVMMLFLTPVLNNITRTMECEADMYGLNAAREPDGRAQVALKLGQYRKLEPGPIEEFLFYDHPSGYARIHAAMQWKSENSHTTTGY